In Mytilus edulis chromosome 6, xbMytEdul2.2, whole genome shotgun sequence, the following proteins share a genomic window:
- the LOC139526796 gene encoding toll-like receptor 13: MMDMKRIFLVLFYVCNEFIFRTESYNIYRKGATMCQYYKKNSVAKCRKLHYIPIFKKSITTLELRLCDLPNIRRQTFQNISSYKIIRLAFTLNNSIQLISTDAFSDLRYLQTLEVLYERQLDIFHLKSSLGSLNVTLFSELILESNGWTSLPDNLLDNLGGVTLSVLSLNGNDIRIMNASIFSPIFGLKKFSCIGCAMEYFKANGLQNVESIDLTGNNIFEIPNFCDDSGQNSLAPVLKRLILKDNAIRLINPSSFKCLKSLRSLILDGNRMKDLLKNSFSILPSLMRLSINNIPQLIFRQKAFSSTSLRSLQLSQNGFRFDKIDDLNYFRGIFTNTYNLEKLDLSKNYLPHKPRYTFAMFSPLKNIRTLNIATTGIATIPEGLFQNMPFLQKLTLIGNKIATWNPSTFKNMTNLRNLHLDGNIIHIINKTSFPTVLLNKLKTIGISSNPFWCTCDQRWFLDILRSTNITKKMPNWPKYYSCAYPDNLRHSMLSRYRPTDAECEIVYFTSIIIIAVCSVLIFVFFIALILYSCHINIKNLLYFARVHHRIKKGYLKLTSCDDFDFDAFVVYCDSDRQWVHGDLIKRLEDKGLKICIHHRDFEVGEPIINNIEKFMNKSWKIIVVMSNDFAKSEWCQWEVNLALERRRRQGTDALALIMYRQIDSKHMTSGLRTLLNTTPHLIFTEGLGERMFWNALVNGINRSMMLPPTAIL, from the coding sequence ATGATGGATATGAAGAggatttttcttgttttattttatgtatgtAATGAATTCATATTTCGTACAGAAAGCTATAATATTTATCGAAAAGGTGCCACCATGTGCCAGTACTACAAAAAGAATAGTGTTGCAAAATGcagaaaattacattatattccTATCTTTAAAAAATCTATAACGACTTTGGAACTAAGATTATGCGATTTACCAAATATCAGGCGACAAAcgtttcaaaatatttcatcgTACAAAATCATTCGATTAGCATTTACGTTGAATAATTCTATTCAGTTGATATCAACCGACGCATTTTCAGATCTTCGATATTTGCAGACATTGGAAGTTTTATATGAAAGACAGTTAGATATATTTCATCTCAAATCATCACTAGGAAGTTTGAACGTAACATTATTCAGCGAATTGATTCTAGAAAGTAATGGATGGACTTCACTTCCGGATAATTTGCTTGATAACTTGGGTGGCGTTACATTGTCAGTATTGTCCTTAAATGGAAATGATATTAGGATAATGAACGCTTCAATATTTAGCCCAATATTTGGATTGAAGAAATTTAGTTGCATTGGATGCGCTATGGAATATTTCAAGGCAAACGGGTTACAGAACGTAGAATCAATTGACTTGACAGGTAATAATATCTTTGAAATACCAAATTTTTGTGACGATTCCGGACAAAACAGTCTGGCTCCTGTGTTAAAAAGACTGATACTTAAAGACAATGCAATTAGACTTATTAATCCAtcttcatttaaatgtttaaaaagtctTCGAAGTTTAATTCTCGACGGAAATAGAATGAAAGACCTCCTAAAAAATAGTTTTTCTATCTTGCCCAGTCTGATGAGATTATCTATTAATAATATTCCACAATTGATTTTTAGACAAAAGGCTTTTAGCAGTACTTCCCTTCGCAGTCTGCAACTAAGCCAAAATGGGTTTCGTTTTGATAAGATCGATGATTTGAATTATTTCCGTGGCATATTCACAAACACATACAATTTGGAAAAATTGGATTTAAGTAAAAATTACTTACCTCATAAACCGCGATATACATTTGCAATGTTTTCCCCGTTGAAAAATATACGAACATTAAATATCGCAACTACTGGAATTGCAACGATCCCTGAAGGACTATTTCAAAATATGCCTTTTTTGCAAAAGTTAACTCTTATTGGCAACAAAATAGCAACATGGAACCcatcaacatttaaaaatatgacaaaCTTACGAAATTTGCATTTGGATGGAAATATAATTCACATTATAAACAAGACGTCATTTCCAACAGTGTTGTTGAATAAACTGAAAACAATTGGTATTTCAAGCAATCCATTTTGGTGTACATGTGATCAAAGGTGGTTTCTAGACATATTGCGGTCAACCAACATTACTAAGAAGATGCCAAATTGGCCTAAATATTATTCCTGTGCATATCCGGATAATCTTAGGCATTCTATGCTTTCGAGGTATAGACCAACTGACGCAGAAtgtgaaattgtttattttacatcCATTATCATAATAGCTGTTTGCTCtgttttgatatttgtatttttcatagcgCTGATATTATATAGCTGTCACATTAACATAAAGAATTTGCTTTATTTTGCTCGTGTTCATCACCGCATTAAAAAAGGTTATTTGAAACTAACGTCTTGCGACGATTTCGATTTTGACGCTTTTGTCGTATATTGCGATTCCGATCGACAGTGGGTTCATGGTGACTTGATAAAAAGATTGGAGGACAAAGGATTGAAGATTTGTATCCACCACCGAGATTTCGAAGTTGGAGAACCAATCATAAATAATATTGAGAAATTTATGAACAAAAGTTGGAAAATTATCGTTGTTATGTCCAATGATTTCGCCAAAAGTGAATGGTGTCAATGGGAAGTGAACTTAGCTCTAGAGCGAAGACGTCGTCAAGGCACAGATGCGTTAGCGTTAATAATGTATCGTCAGATTGACTCAAAACATATGACAAGTGGACTCAGAACACTTTTGAACACAACTCCACATTTAATATTTACAGAAGGTTTAGGTGAACGTATGTTTTGGAATGCTCTCGTTAACGGTATCAATAGGTCTATGATGTTACCACCAACAGCTATTTTATGA